The following proteins are encoded in a genomic region of Canis lupus familiaris isolate Mischka breed German Shepherd chromosome 6, alternate assembly UU_Cfam_GSD_1.0, whole genome shotgun sequence:
- the LOC111096345 gene encoding uncharacterized protein LOC111096345 isoform X6, with amino-acid sequence MQNRRVQVRRGLQERRERREGGLLRGSRGVRGGGQPAGSTRSLPCTSEPAGQLATRDLSTCSFDKHVLSLYCVPDFVPGTGITGVSKRVHMFPPLTRVHRMLETGLYLKMQTYHAYSWMSSLLCSELPCSKLILLVTLQCLRHKVGEQEAAQLEQTPGAGATQPGPPTLASSLRQRAPSQRGGATLQVLCRHWSSHEGGAACRAAGCCPDPACLPEPRAQIPWPAGSLGGEGAALLEAPHILRPVGLGENEDCSTRPASPFWQSSCRSARWGHPLREAGALLVPSCAWGSTKPDPLRRPDDVLLRPRQQPVSSAPLPLGPGERSLWLPGDWSVPDHGPYWLVLPCRALGWSRPSADLKPCPNPLGGTGTVLSAGCQSHSGLPLRCLLPPLPSASGCPQRPSEGPFNGSPGGGQRLSVCLWLRP; translated from the exons ATGCAAAACCGCAGAGTGCAGGTCAGGAGGGGCctgcaggagagaagggagagacgTGAGGGGGGTCTCCTGAGAGGAAGCCGAGGGGttcggggcggggggcagccggCGGGGAGCACGCGTTCCCTGCCGTGCACCAGTGAACCTGCCGGTCAACTCGCCACCCGGGATTTGTCTACTTGCTCGTTTGACAAACACGTATTAAGCCTCTACTGTGTTCCAGATTTTGTGCCGGGCACTGGGATCACAGGTGTGAGCAAGAGAGTGCACATGTTCCCCCCTCTCACCAGAGTTCACAGGATGTTGGAAACGGGATTATATCTGAAAATGCAAACGTACCACGCGTATTCCTGGATGTCTTCTCTGCTGTGCAGTGAGCTTCCCTGTTCCAAGCTTATCCTACTCGTAACCTTGCAGTGTCTGCGGCACAAAGTGGGTG AGCAGGAAGCTGCGCAGTTGGAGCAAACACCGGGAGCCGGGGCCACACAGCCGGGCCCCCCAACCCTGGCCTCATCCCTGAGGCAACGAGCCCCCAGCCAGAGAGGCGGGGCCACGCTGCAGGTGCTGTGCAGACACTGGAGTAGCCACGAAGGAGGTGCTGCCTGCCGGGCTGCTGGCTGCTGCCCTGACCCTGCCTGCCTTCCCGAGCCTCGGGCCCAGATCCCGTGGCCGGCTGGTTCACTTGGGGGGGAAGGGGCTGCACTCCTGGAAGCGCCCCACATCCTGCGGCCCGTCGGGCTGGGTGAGAATGAGGACTGCTCCACACGACCCGCTTCTCCCTTTTGGCAAAGCAGCTGCAGATCTGCCCGATGGGGGCACCCTCTGAGGGAGGCTGGCGCGCTTCTGGTGCCCTCCTGCGCCTGGGGCTCAACAAAGCCTGACCCCCTCCGCCGCCCAGATGATGTCCTCCTTCGCCCGAGGCAGCAGCCCGTCTCTAGTGCTCCCCTTCCCCTCGGGCCTGGAGAAAGGAGCCTGTGGCTACCTGGAGACTGGTCTGTACCTGACCACGGCCCCTACTGGTTGGTGTTGCCCTGCAGGGCCTTGGGGTGGAGCAGGCCCTCTGCAGACCTAAAACCCTGTCCGAACCCTTTGGGGGGCACCGGGACGGTCCTCTCTGCCGGGTGCCAGTCTCATTCAGGGCTTCCCCTGAGATGCCTCTTACCACCCCTACCCTCTGCCTCAGGCTGTCCTCAGAGGCCCTCTGAAGGCCCCTTCAACGGGTCACCTGGGGGGGGTCAgcgcttgagcgtctgcctttggctcaggccatga
- the LOC111096345 gene encoding uncharacterized protein LOC111096345 isoform X3: MLETGLYLKMQTYHAYSWMSSLLCSELPCSKLILLVTLQCLRHKVGEQEAAQLEQTPGAGATQPGPPTLASSLRQRAPSQRGGATLQVLCRHWSSHEGGAACRAAGCCPDPACLPEPRAQIPWPAGSLGGEGAALLEAPHILRPVGLGENEDCSTRPASPFWQSSCRSARWGHPLREAGALLVPSCAWGSTKPDPLRRPDDVLLRPRQQPVSSAPLPLGPGERSLWLPGDWSVPDHGPYWLVLPCRALGWSRPSADLKPCPNPLGGTGTVLSAGCQSHSGLPLRCLLPPLPSASGCPQRPSEGPFNGSPGGGQRLSVCLWLRP; encoded by the exons ATGTTGGAAACGGGATTATATCTGAAAATGCAAACGTACCACGCGTATTCCTGGATGTCTTCTCTGCTGTGCAGTGAGCTTCCCTGTTCCAAGCTTATCCTACTCGTAACCTTGCAGTGTCTGCGGCACAAAGTGGGTG AGCAGGAAGCTGCGCAGTTGGAGCAAACACCGGGAGCCGGGGCCACACAGCCGGGCCCCCCAACCCTGGCCTCATCCCTGAGGCAACGAGCCCCCAGCCAGAGAGGCGGGGCCACGCTGCAGGTGCTGTGCAGACACTGGAGTAGCCACGAAGGAGGTGCTGCCTGCCGGGCTGCTGGCTGCTGCCCTGACCCTGCCTGCCTTCCCGAGCCTCGGGCCCAGATCCCGTGGCCGGCTGGTTCACTTGGGGGGGAAGGGGCTGCACTCCTGGAAGCGCCCCACATCCTGCGGCCCGTCGGGCTGGGTGAGAATGAGGACTGCTCCACACGACCCGCTTCTCCCTTTTGGCAAAGCAGCTGCAGATCTGCCCGATGGGGGCACCCTCTGAGGGAGGCTGGCGCGCTTCTGGTGCCCTCCTGCGCCTGGGGCTCAACAAAGCCTGACCCCCTCCGCCGCCCAGATGATGTCCTCCTTCGCCCGAGGCAGCAGCCCGTCTCTAGTGCTCCCCTTCCCCTCGGGCCTGGAGAAAGGAGCCTGTGGCTACCTGGAGACTGGTCTGTACCTGACCACGGCCCCTACTGGTTGGTGTTGCCCTGCAGGGCCTTGGGGTGGAGCAGGCCCTCTGCAGACCTAAAACCCTGTCCGAACCCTTTGGGGGGCACCGGGACGGTCCTCTCTGCCGGGTGCCAGTCTCATTCAGGGCTTCCCCTGAGATGCCTCTTACCACCCCTACCCTCTGCCTCAGGCTGTCCTCAGAGGCCCTCTGAAGGCCCCTTCAACGGGTCACCTGGGGGGGGTCAgcgcttgagcgtctgcctttggctcaggccatga
- the LOC111096345 gene encoding uncharacterized protein LOC111096345 isoform X2: MFPPLTRVHRMLETGLYLKMQTYHAYSWMSSLLCSELPCSKLILLVTLQCLRHKVGEQEAAQLEQTPGAGATQPGPPTLASSLRQRAPSQRGGATLQVLCRHWSSHEGGAACRAAGCCPDPACLPEPRAQIPWPAGSLGGEGAALLEAPHILRPVGLGENEDCSTRPASPFWQSSCRSARWGHPLREAGALLVPSCAWGSTKPDPLRRPDDVLLRPRQQPVSSAPLPLGPGERSLWLPGDWSVPDHGPYWLVLPCRALGWSRPSADLKPCPNPLGGTGTVLSAGCQSHSGLPLRCLLPPLPSASGCPQRPSEGPFNGSPGGGQRLSVCLWLRP, translated from the exons ATGTTCCCCCCTCTCACCAGAGTTCACAGGATGTTGGAAACGGGATTATATCTGAAAATGCAAACGTACCACGCGTATTCCTGGATGTCTTCTCTGCTGTGCAGTGAGCTTCCCTGTTCCAAGCTTATCCTACTCGTAACCTTGCAGTGTCTGCGGCACAAAGTGGGTG AGCAGGAAGCTGCGCAGTTGGAGCAAACACCGGGAGCCGGGGCCACACAGCCGGGCCCCCCAACCCTGGCCTCATCCCTGAGGCAACGAGCCCCCAGCCAGAGAGGCGGGGCCACGCTGCAGGTGCTGTGCAGACACTGGAGTAGCCACGAAGGAGGTGCTGCCTGCCGGGCTGCTGGCTGCTGCCCTGACCCTGCCTGCCTTCCCGAGCCTCGGGCCCAGATCCCGTGGCCGGCTGGTTCACTTGGGGGGGAAGGGGCTGCACTCCTGGAAGCGCCCCACATCCTGCGGCCCGTCGGGCTGGGTGAGAATGAGGACTGCTCCACACGACCCGCTTCTCCCTTTTGGCAAAGCAGCTGCAGATCTGCCCGATGGGGGCACCCTCTGAGGGAGGCTGGCGCGCTTCTGGTGCCCTCCTGCGCCTGGGGCTCAACAAAGCCTGACCCCCTCCGCCGCCCAGATGATGTCCTCCTTCGCCCGAGGCAGCAGCCCGTCTCTAGTGCTCCCCTTCCCCTCGGGCCTGGAGAAAGGAGCCTGTGGCTACCTGGAGACTGGTCTGTACCTGACCACGGCCCCTACTGGTTGGTGTTGCCCTGCAGGGCCTTGGGGTGGAGCAGGCCCTCTGCAGACCTAAAACCCTGTCCGAACCCTTTGGGGGGCACCGGGACGGTCCTCTCTGCCGGGTGCCAGTCTCATTCAGGGCTTCCCCTGAGATGCCTCTTACCACCCCTACCCTCTGCCTCAGGCTGTCCTCAGAGGCCCTCTGAAGGCCCCTTCAACGGGTCACCTGGGGGGGGTCAgcgcttgagcgtctgcctttggctcaggccatga
- the LOC111096345 gene encoding uncharacterized protein LOC111096345 isoform X7, with protein sequence MQNRRVQVRRGLQERRERREGGLLRGSRGVRGGGQPAGSTRSLPCTSEPAGQLATRDLSTCSFDKHVLSLYCVPDFVPGTGITGVSKRVHMFPPLTRVHRMLETGLYLKMQTYHAYSWMSSLLCSELPCSKLILLVTLQCLRHKEAAQLEQTPGAGATQPGPPTLASSLRQRAPSQRGGATLQVLCRHWSSHEGGAACRAAGCCPDPACLPEPRAQIPWPAGSLGGEGAALLEAPHILRPVGLGENEDCSTRPASPFWQSSCRSARWGHPLREAGALLVPSCAWGSTKPDPLRRPDDVLLRPRQQPVSSAPLPLGPGERSLWLPGDWSVPDHGPYWLVLPCRALGWSRPSADLKPCPNPLGGTGTVLSAGCQSHSGLPLRCLLPPLPSASGCPQRPSEGPFNGSPGGGQRLSVCLWLRP encoded by the exons ATGCAAAACCGCAGAGTGCAGGTCAGGAGGGGCctgcaggagagaagggagagacgTGAGGGGGGTCTCCTGAGAGGAAGCCGAGGGGttcggggcggggggcagccggCGGGGAGCACGCGTTCCCTGCCGTGCACCAGTGAACCTGCCGGTCAACTCGCCACCCGGGATTTGTCTACTTGCTCGTTTGACAAACACGTATTAAGCCTCTACTGTGTTCCAGATTTTGTGCCGGGCACTGGGATCACAGGTGTGAGCAAGAGAGTGCACATGTTCCCCCCTCTCACCAGAGTTCACAGGATGTTGGAAACGGGATTATATCTGAAAATGCAAACGTACCACGCGTATTCCTGGATGTCTTCTCTGCTGTGCAGTGAGCTTCCCTGTTCCAAGCTTATCCTACTCGTAACCTTGCAGTGTCTGCGGCACAAA GAAGCTGCGCAGTTGGAGCAAACACCGGGAGCCGGGGCCACACAGCCGGGCCCCCCAACCCTGGCCTCATCCCTGAGGCAACGAGCCCCCAGCCAGAGAGGCGGGGCCACGCTGCAGGTGCTGTGCAGACACTGGAGTAGCCACGAAGGAGGTGCTGCCTGCCGGGCTGCTGGCTGCTGCCCTGACCCTGCCTGCCTTCCCGAGCCTCGGGCCCAGATCCCGTGGCCGGCTGGTTCACTTGGGGGGGAAGGGGCTGCACTCCTGGAAGCGCCCCACATCCTGCGGCCCGTCGGGCTGGGTGAGAATGAGGACTGCTCCACACGACCCGCTTCTCCCTTTTGGCAAAGCAGCTGCAGATCTGCCCGATGGGGGCACCCTCTGAGGGAGGCTGGCGCGCTTCTGGTGCCCTCCTGCGCCTGGGGCTCAACAAAGCCTGACCCCCTCCGCCGCCCAGATGATGTCCTCCTTCGCCCGAGGCAGCAGCCCGTCTCTAGTGCTCCCCTTCCCCTCGGGCCTGGAGAAAGGAGCCTGTGGCTACCTGGAGACTGGTCTGTACCTGACCACGGCCCCTACTGGTTGGTGTTGCCCTGCAGGGCCTTGGGGTGGAGCAGGCCCTCTGCAGACCTAAAACCCTGTCCGAACCCTTTGGGGGGCACCGGGACGGTCCTCTCTGCCGGGTGCCAGTCTCATTCAGGGCTTCCCCTGAGATGCCTCTTACCACCCCTACCCTCTGCCTCAGGCTGTCCTCAGAGGCCCTCTGAAGGCCCCTTCAACGGGTCACCTGGGGGGGGTCAgcgcttgagcgtctgcctttggctcaggccatga